The DNA region AAAGTATTTTCAATCATGTTATGAGCCAATCCCATCCCTCACTAGCATTTTGCCAGTAGCCAGTGATGCTGATACTGATGCACCACCAATGCAACAAGAGTGAGGAGTATATACAGATGAGGGTGAGGTGATCATCAAAGGTGGTGGATGAGGCAGAGAGCTTTCATATATACGAGGTGATCACCCCACTAATTCTCCTACTTTCCTTTGGATTGGATAGTAACGGCTTTTCCCGCTACTGAATAGTACCGCATGCTCATCAGTGATTCGTAAGGCGTCAAATTTGTAGGCCAGGCAGGACTTTCCAACACTAACTAAACTGTGCAAACAACTGGGCTAGCTCCTTTTGGTGCTTCCATAAGCTTCATTTCAGTAGTGCTGAGTGCTCCTTACTTTTTCTAAATTTCTTAATCTTTCCCCATTGTCGTTCACCTCCACCCTCAATTTCGCGACAAAGGAGACATTTGTGCCCGTCAAAATATCTAGGCAATGATGTTGTACATGGAATCTCAGTAACTTTCATGGTACCGATCGAAGAGAAAATAATGTCAACATGGACTGTTTAAGGATTCTTTATTTTCACATTTACGCACTAATTTGATTCTGGATGTCTCGTATGTGCCCTTTCCAATTGAATATAAATGTGTTATCAGTATCACCTTTTTTACTTTTTGGGTAAAGATTAATTAGTCGCGCATATTCTGTCACATCACTCTTTTCAGAAGCACTACTAAGTAAAGAGAGGACTATAAATAGTTCATACAAGAGCATTGTTATGGCAAAGGTGAAAGGGGTCAAAGATTTAGCGTCCGAGACAGCAATGTGGGGGATGGCGCGCATCGATGAGTGGAAACCGGTGATCGCAATGCTAGTCTTTGATCTGATCTCTGCTGTGACAACAGCCTTGATCAAGAAAGCGCTCGAGGAGGGTCTCGACCGGCTAGTACTCATCACACTGCGGCAACTGGTGGCCACAGTCTTCCTTGCTCCGATTGCATATTTCAAAGAACGGTACAAAAACGTGACTTTCAGCAAATGACCACAGTTCACCTAGGCCATAATTTGGTGCTACTGCTGAATTTTCCACACTTTTCAGGAGCACAAGGCCTAAGCTCACACTGGAGATCCTCGTGTACCTCTTCTTCAGTGCAGCGTTTGGGTACAGTCACAGATCACATGGCATCACAATCACTTGCTCCTATTAGTATGACTTGGACGACCATTTCCATACGAATTATTCTGCTTgattcatttctttcttttctcatgTCTAGCGCCGCGCTATCTCAATACACCTTCTTCTACGGTCTGCAGTACACGACCGCAACATTTGCCATAACTTTCACCAACATGACTCCTGTGCTCACTTTCCTCATTGCGGTCTTGCTAAGGTGCTCCAGTATTCTAATCTGCTCCTTTCCTTCACCTGGTTTTCCTGTGTTGTCTGAAACCCTGGAATACCATTACTCCTTCATTCAGGATTGAGTCACTGAACATGAAGAGCAAGGCATGTGCTGCAAAGATCGTCGGAACGCTCATGTCGTTCGCCGGTGTCATGCTTCTTACACTCTACAAGGGTGTGGCCTTGACACACCAAGTTGAGCCTTCAGTGAGCCCGGATCACCATGCTGCAGCAACACCAGAGTCCGGCAAGAAGACCTGGACCCTGGGCACTGTAGCATTGCTGGCAAACTGCCTGTGCTTCTCCTTCTGGCTTCTACTCCAGTCCAAGCTCACCAAGAAGTATCCAGCACTGTACTCTAGTACTTCTTACATGTTCTTGATCAGTTCCCTGCAAGGCGGGGGGCTGACGGCGGCGATACAAAGGCGAGCTTCAGTGTGGGCTCTGACAAGGCCAGTGGAGATCATTACGGTTTTATATACAGTAAGATGGCCTTATTTTTCTTGTCATTTTCTCTTGGTATGTTTACAGTGCTTCTGTTCCTATTCTTAAAAGCTCTTTTAGGATCCTTTCATACTGTTCTCGTTAAAAAGAATAAAAGCTCTTTTGCCCTGATAGAAATGGCAATAACCCTACTCTGATAAATCGCAAACTAGCTTTTCAGATAAAGCTGATCTGGTAAAGATGTGGCCCGAAGTCGTTAAACAATGGAAGTAAGCCACCATTTTTGGTATAAACAGGAAGAATCCTGAAGCCAATCCTGCAAAACACCTGTAGCACTCGACCAACAAAAAGTTAGAACACTCAGGAGACAATTCTTGGAAAGGCAATAGTACAAGTAGTAAGTACACTTGTTCTCTTAAAAAAACTCTATCAACCTGCGAGGAAGTAGGTGAtattataaataagaaaaaataaatatttaaattcacgTTGAAGAGGACTCAAAACTGGATGGTCTAGACGTACATCCACACCTAGCTCAGTTCCTACATGTTTTCTTAAGAAAGCATAACAAACCGAATTCTCATTCTTAAATTTATGTGATCacgtttcttaaaaaaaagaaaagatttatGCGATCACAACTTAAAGCAAATCAAGATTTTATCAGGACTTGCCATATCATCGTTTGCAGAgtatttataagaaaattttaaTACATATTTCTTTTCGTTATTGAATCAAACATTCAAATACATGTTTATATTCCAGGGAATTATGGGGTCTGGAGTGGGCTACGTACTGATGACATGGTGCGTTGAGAAGAGAGGGCCAGTGTTCACTTCAGCCTTCATTCCCATCATTCAGATCATGGTTGCCATGATTGATTTCTTCTTTCTCCATGAGAATATCTACCTTGGAAGGTAACCTTTGCCTTAATCTGCCTTAATAAGCAGATCAAGAACCTGTTGTTTGTCAAAATTGTCATAAAAAAAAAGCGGCATCCATCAAGCTTGCAAAGATACATATATACGTCACGTTCAAGTCATGAATGTGTCTTTGCAGTGCTGGAGTTGCAATGGATGGCCCAAATGGCATCActtttgtattttgtttttatCCTTGCAGTGTGCTGGGATCCATACTGATGATTCTGGGCCTCTATATTCTGCTGTGGGGAAAGAACAGGGATGCTTCGGTAGCATCTGcgaaagaagaggaagaagacaaggAGAAGCAAGTCAAATCATGAGGACCAAAATACACAATGCTTGGATTGTGAAACATGCATATTTTCCTGGTTACTCTCCTAATCCTAGATGGAGATACTAAGAGGGTGGTATAATGCCACTGCTagtatttgtttttatttttttgttttgttttctgagGCAAACTAGTACAGTATTTATGTTCTAGCATGCCTTTTTGCTTatgaaatatgataatatttggCCCTAACCTAATTTGCATGGTTGTGCCTAACCATGGAAAGTTATATATCTTTATACTCACCAAAGTTTAGTCAGTAGTCTTAAGATGTTGGAGCTGTTACTCGTAGCTCAACACGTCAGAAGTCAGAACATCTTTATCTGCCATATTGAACATGAAATTGGAAATGTTCTTCGCACAACGATTGTACCCCGTGCTCCTGTGAGGGCGGCGAATCAATGCTTTGGGATTTGATTTGGACTTAAAGTAATATTTGACGATCAAAGCAGAGACAGTGGGCATTAGATTTTGGTGCTTAAAGTAATATCatggaaatatttttcttacatgttCCTAAATAGGCCTTAAATCGGTCTCATGCTAATATTTCAGTGCTAAAACAGCATCCAATGCTCTACAGTAGAAGTGATTGATGCAAGATCACAAGTCACATCTGCTTGCCAAAACTGATTAAAAAAGAAGACCTTTAAAATGTTCCATTGCACTATCTAAAGAGGAGAGAGCTATTCAGTTCACTTGGTTGCGCAATTTGCTAAAACATGCATACCTTCCAGATTGCAAATATTCTGAAGGCGGAAAATAAGCATCAGCCAATGCTTGTCCTCCCCCCAAACCCTTGTCATAACTCTTCGTCACGTGTTATGAAAACGAAACGAAATCGGAAATATGCTTGCAGATGCCATCAGCACCTCACCACCCCTATAAAACCATGACACAACCAATACAAATTGCTCAAACAAAGCCATCAGATCAGAGTTAGTTCAGGGATAGACAGCCCTCTCTGGCCTGGCTGCTTGAGATGTGGAGTGCAGGATGCACGGAGCAGTGGATGCCGACGGCGGCAATGGTCGCCACCAACGTTGTGATCGCCATCATGACCGCGCTGATCAAGCAGGCACTGAACCAGGGCATGAACAGGCTGGTCCTCATCACTTTCCGGCAAATGGTGGCCACCGTGTTCCTTGGCCCCATTGCCTTCTTCAAGGAAAGGTAGCATCAAAGGCAAAGAAAATTAAACACTTAAGCAACTGCTAGTCGTGGTATTTCACTATTGCTGATCACTGCCTTTTCTGGAGAATAATCACTGATTTTTTTCAGGAAGACAAGACCAAAGTTCACAGCTGAAATCTTTGTTTACATGTTCCTAAGTGGAATTCTTGGGTAAACACACTGTTATTCAGCTTGATTTCATCTGTAGTCCTAGattagattgtttctttaacTTGCATTCTACAGGCCTGTGCTGCTTCAGTACACACTGTTTGTTGGATTGGATTACACAACAGCAACATTTGCTGCAACTTTCTCCAATATGCTTCCAGTGGTTACTTTCCTGATATCACTCGCTTTCAGGTATATAAAAACAACTTCTTTCAGCATCCTTAAACTCTTTTTCTCTGCTGCAAAATCCCTATTGTAAGTTTGTAGTCTCTATCCGGATTATAAAACCGGATGACTGCAAGTTGGCTTGCCAAGTAGGGTGCTATGTATGCTACTATGAACAGTATGTTTGAATTGATTCTGTGAAATAATTTATTCCTTTTCTTATAACTAACAAGCACTTGATATAAACTACTAAACTAGTAGTAGAGCGCGCATGCCACAAAGCAGTCACACGGTCACAGCGCGAAAAGACAAGAAAACAAAGGGATCTAGTGCGATAGCATCTTAAAATGAACTAGATCCTAAAGCACCTAAGAGAAAACTTCAACTTTGTTCCACTAAAATGGGTCCCAAAGCACATGCTAGAGCTGATGGTCTCCTGCAGATTAGCTCAACTCATCACTTGCTTTAGGATCTTGTGTGTTTTTTTATTACAAATGATTTAAGCGCTTTCCATAAATTAGTCCCACTTATAGGATCAAAacaacaaaaccttcaggtttGAAGCACTTGAAGTGAGGAGCAAGTCAGGGAGTGCCAAGATCTCAGGGACACTCATCTCTCTCGGTGGTGCAATGATGCTCACCTTCTACAAGGGCTCAGTACTGACTCACAACCCATCATCCGGCAGTCCTGCTTCCAGCAGTGGCCACGGGCAAGCCGGAGAGCACGGCACGGTCCGGTGGGTGCTCGGCTCCGTCTCGATGCTCGCAAATGTTGTCGGCTTCGCGTTGTGGCTGCTGCTGCAGAGGAAGTTCACCAGGAAGTATCCGGCTGTGTACTCGGCGACAGCGTTCATGTCACTGTTCAGCTTCATCCAGGCAGGGGCCCTCGCCTTGTCGATACAAAGGAGCAGCATTTCAGTGTGGGCTCTCAAGGGGACAATAGAGATCGTCACAGTCGTGTATTGTGTAAGATCTCATGCATATTTTAACACATTAATTTATACTGCTGTTGTTAGTATATATGATTAATATCCTTCGGGCCATTTTCAGGGTGTTGTGGCATCCGGTATTGGGTACCTGCTGCTCACATACTGTGTGGAGAAGAGAGGCCCTGTGTTCACTGCCGCCTTCAGCCCTCTCTCTCAAATCTTCGTCGCCGGCATCGATCTGTTCATCCTCCATGAGCCGCTCTACCTTGGAAGGTAGCATTGCTGCTCTGCTCCCTAAATGCAGCACTTTTACTGCTGTCAGCTGAAGGCAATGCTTAATTCCACTGTTGCATGTTGACGATGTTGCAGCGTGCTAGGGTCAGTGCTGGTGATTCTGGGACTCTACCTTGTGCTATGGGGCAAGAAAGAGGAATCCGCCAGCGCTGTCGCTTCGGCGAAGCCGGCTCTGGCAGAGGTAGAACAGCAAGAGAGAGTGTGATTTCGTTCGCTGCACCTGGAGCTATCATCAGTATACCCGAGACCATAACTAGAAGCGATTGCCTGTGATATAGCTAAGGCATATGATTGATCTCCATGCTCTCATGGTTGTATATTAGTTTTTATATATACCGAGAAATCAAATTGAAATaggtcttggtttatatgtgatgagtgattaacaagaTTATCGATTTGTTTTGAGTTTGATTTGaacattttgattatgaactaactagagttggagttagagaaatgtgtttgcttgtctcatgatgtgcagatAACgaatgcaacttgacgatcgatgacgggtgatcgaggctaagcgggtgtttggtgctggacgatcaaggaggtcggacggagtcaaaggtgatcctaattgtatacatagaggtcaagcaaagtatgaaatagaggatgaaaatgatgtgttgataaagtcaagtaaAAGGGATACCGGTGTAAGTTACAAGGTGCCCCGatggatcgggagcaggagagattTGCTGGTGGTCAGGATCGTAAGACGAAGTACACGTGTCAATATCatagtgcttgcttaaggtataagcaaATGATGACgtgctttgagaagtgtgcagatGGTTTCACTGTtgagcctcaaaaccgtgggaggattggacgagtatgtggcatcatcgcgaagcttgcgtcgagacgaagttaagtcgtgaaggtgtcacagctgttcgatggacggagcaaaaaatgaaccaaaataccatCGATGGTAGATataagtgtactacaagatattggtatttcgcaagaaatttgtaagacatctattcatccccctctagtcgtctATCTCGATCCtaaattagtatcagagccagttCGATCACTTGTTGACTCTAACTGGCTTTGTGATTTATAggtgtaggaacgagattgacgactagagtggggtgaataggtgcctcaacaaatttcttacaaaatagatgaccttctcctatttggatcacccaacgtacctcaaaactcaagcggaagcaaaaatagagataagttttaacaaaagaaaatcgagacaacatgactccacggatgatatataaaccatatgttccatttaatatcaatccatgtgtcttagcactcgaaagatcacaacttgcaaagaaataagaaatgatgagcaccgagcaacgaaactctccaagttgattgtttagaggcaagggaattcaagatccTATCACACAaagcgtgtgtatgtgaattttatgtctctagcaataaAAAGAATTACCTcacaaggtgttaaaatttcagcccaaaaaccaaaacaaaaatcaaaactggaaaccgaaaaacttacaaacttgcaagcgAACCAAtaaagggaaactagaaggaggggaattcgagcatatacaaaaacataaccttcattactcaaagaggtcattactattttagatggattacaaggatttatctctcaaaactctcaccttctctcaaaactctcacctattatataggctaagcactcattcttctcttctctaaaactctaactctaaactctcaaatgggagatacaagggggctcaagtggctggttcaaactctcttatagccctacccctctatttataggctagaaaacttgacccctaagtttcctaacttttttcaaaatacctctctcttgtagtacactcctacctaccatcgagggtattttggtctattttcttctccatttatcGGACGGTCGCAATactttcatgacttagcttcaccttgacgcaagcttcgtgatagTGATACGTACTCCTGTAATCCTCcaacggttttgaggtcaaaccgtgaaaccgtctgcacgcttctcaaagtgtgactcgccgccttgcttacaccttaagcaagcacttcgatgtcgacacgtgtattCCATCATGCGATTTTgaccaccggtaagtctctcccgctcctgttCCCTTGGGTCGCTTTGTCACTTTCACCGGCatcccattcgcttgactttgtcaacacaccgtcccCATCCGTCTTCCATGCTCTGcatgacctccacgtgttcatctagaatcacccttgactccacatgatctccttgatcatccgacaccaagcactccgcttggccccgatcatcccgcaaTCAACcgtcaagttgtatccatcacctgcacaccataagacaaacaaacacatatctccaactgtaattccagttagtccataatcaacgtgctcaaataaaatcccaaatcaatttaaatcacatcaacgctcatgcaaaactgaatattatcaaaccaaataaatacaaatgtcaatcactcatcacaagtaaaccaaggcacattttaacttggtttctcaatctacCACTTGATGAATGCaatgacaaccctcaaagcaaaaagattttgatttgaagaaattaaaataaGATAAGCTCATATAAGTgaacaaaaactcgagaaagaacaaaatatgtcacttggcataagaaatgttgcaaaagccctaagacgggcaaagacgagccaaaaacctcaaaagagcaagaaaaactcaaaaccccaaaacacatgctcctccttgatgattgcacatattctattttttttctttcatttctagataaatacaattttctccccctttgttgaatatctgtgcataatatctttaggcatattttctccccctttggcaatgcaaacatcaaggatacaagactaTATAAAAGATGTGAAAATAAAATGCAAGTCTACAAAGCTTTACATATAGATCACaagcacttgcaaggactagaggggggggggtgaataggtgcctcaataaatttcttgtgaaatcgatggtcttcttcaagaagaaccgcgatAAAATGGCCAAGAAGAcagccaaggcggcttctagggcattcgtggcAGCTCTTAGTgatatcgacacctcttcaagcgaggaggagagctcagaggaagaggaaccgcaagtgaagaataagaaaaaaagataagacttcaccggcctctacttcatggcgaatgacaacaacaacagtgaccccgagcttgatccctccgaaATACTACCTTCTTACGACCAACTTTTCATCCATGTCGATAAGGTGGCCAAGAGGGCGCCTAtaagagagcctagagtgattAGTAGTCGAGTTCCTAAGAGACGCTACCGCTGCACCTACTATCAGAGCAAATATCACattgttgggttttgctttcgccgtaggagagatgagaggtgtgagtgggagtggagcatcCGGGATATGTACTACCCCTCTATTGGTATACATGAGTCTCTTCTCGCCCTCTCCCATGAGGACTAGATGCTCTTTAGTCTATTTCTAGGGGTGTTGCCTGGTGTGGATTTTACCTTAACTCATAAGGTTTTGGTCAacgtgtaagaggttttgagttctAGCACTTATGTGAACCACGTTTTCCTTATCATGGTACTCACCCCTAGTGTGTTGGTGTTAAGTTGAATGCACCTACTGTTTCTACTTCAGGacagatgacccagtactggattcctaggaAATTTTTGACTAACCCTAGTATTGAGCCATCCACATTCTATtattctcatatgtaggtggcaggtggaggcctggagaaTAAGTGGCTCGTCGACTTCGGTTGTTTACGCCACATGACCgtagattcatcatggttctacAGTCTCACCCTAATGAAgcatcacgagtacatcacattcggggatgatcggaaaggtagagtgaaggtcAAAGGGATTGTAAGGGTAAATTAGAGTTTCACTCTTAAAGATATGACTTTGGTTGAGTATCTGGGATACAACC from Phragmites australis chromosome 8, lpPhrAust1.1, whole genome shotgun sequence includes:
- the LOC133927490 gene encoding WAT1-related protein At3g30340-like; translation: MSFAGVMLLTLYKGVALTHQVEPSVSPDHHAAATPESGKKTWTLGTVALLANCLCFSFWLLLQSKLTKKYPALYSSTSYMFLISSLQGGGLTAAIQRRASVWALTRPVEIITVLYTGIMGSGVGYVLMTWCVEKRGPVFTSAFIPIIQIMVAMIDFFFLHENIYLGSVLGSILMILGLYILLWGKNRDASVASAKEEEEDKEKQVKSFRDRQPSLAWLLEMWSAGCTEQWMPTAAMVATNVVIAIMTALIKQALNQGMNRLVLITFRQMVATVFLGPIAFFKERKTRPKFTAEIFVYMFLSGILGPVLLQYTLFVGLDYTTATFAATFSNMLPVVTFLISLAFRFEALEVRSKSGSAKISGTLISLGGAMMLTFYKGSVLTHNPSSGSPASSSGHGQAGEHGTVRWVLGSVSMLANVVGFALWLLLQRKFTRKYPAVYSATAFMSLFSFIQAGALALSIQRSSISVWALKGTIEIVTVVYCGVVASGIGYLLLTYCVEKRGPVFTAAFSPLSQIFVAGIDLFILHEPLYLGSVLGSVLVILGLYLVLWGKKEESASAVASAKPALAEVEQQERV
- the LOC133927489 gene encoding WAT1-related protein At4g01440-like, with the protein product MARIDEWKPVIAMLVFDLISAVTTALIKKALEEGLDRLVLITLRQLVATVFLAPIAYFKERSTRPKLTLEILVYLFFSAAFGAALSQYTFFYGLQYTTATFAITFTNMTPVLTFLIAVLLRCSSILICSFPSPGFPVLSETLEYHYSFIQD